The Pseudoxanthomonas sp. genome segment CGGCGGCCGCAGCGGCCTTCTCTTTGGGGACGTAGAACCGGGTGCGGCCGTTGAACATGAACACCTGACCCAGCGGATTCGGGCGCCGGGCGATGGACGGCCACTCCTCGAAGGGCGTGAGCCCGAACACGAATGCGTCGTGACGCAGGGACCCGGTGCCGATCTCCACCGGCACCTCTTCGCCGCTGTGCGCCATGCGCTTGCTTCCGTCGCGGCAGTCGATCAGCAGCATGCCCTGCCGGGTCGCCGTATACCAGGTCGTCCCCGGCCCGAGCATTCTGGTGTCGGCGATGCTGGCCGCCTCGTCGAAGTTCGAAGTAAGCGATGCGTAACAGGCGATGGTCCTGGGCAGCGACGCCGGCAGGCGAATCTGCGCGGTTTCCCCGGGCTGCATGTACACCTCGGTGAGGAAGCGCCCGCTCCTCGGATTGGAGGTGGTCCGCGCGCGCTCGTCCTCGGCGCGCTCGGTGACCGGGATCCGGTAAGCGCCGGCGTGCGCCTGCCCGTATATGCGTAGCGTCCGGTGCAGCCAATGCAGCGGGTGGGCGGTGTCGCCGGACCAATCGACCGCCTGCTCCGGGTCGGCATCGAGGTCGGCGCTATTCAAGCCGTACACCGACAGCGCGTCCTCGAATCCACGATGCCCGCGGTACGGCTCCCACCAAGGCCGGGATTGCGCGAGCGCGTCGGAAGCGAACAGCACGGTGATCAGCAGCAGTAGTTTCTTAGCAGCGGCAAGCATGGCAGGCGGTTTCGTGGGATTGGAGGTGAAGCAGTCTTCCCACGTGGCGCACGCCGGGCCATACAAGAGTTTGCAAGCATCGCGGGAATCCGCGCGCGGCGGACGTAGCGCGGAACGCCGGCGCGATGCGCCGATCGCGGCTTCATCGGGGCACGCGGGCGGCGGACTCGCCGAATGCCGGCGAGCAGCGGGCGGCCCCACGCAAAGAAAGAACTTCCGCGGGAAATCCGGTTCCAGCCAGGATCCAATGCCACTGTTGGGCGGCGACACGCTGGCGCGGCCGGCCTATGCCCGATCTTGCGCGGGCCGCTGGCCGCGCCTCCGCGATGCCTGCAGGCGCAATGGCGGACGCGTCGTCGCCAGGACCGGCCTGAGGCCGGCGCTACAGATGGTCCAGGCGCAGGATCGCGCGTGCGTTGACCGAGCCGGGCGACAGCGCGCCTACCCGCTTGTAGCGCACGCCGAACGCGGGCGCGGCATCGCTGGAGCGCTGCGTCCAGTTGGCGCCCATGCGCACCGGCACGCCGTTGCGCAGCAGTTGCAGGCGCACGCCACTGGCGGTGGAGCCCGACGCCGGCGACAGGTCCTCGCCGGTGTTCGCCGCGTTCGAGGCGTCGGTCAGCGTGAGACGGATCGGGCGCGCCGCGCCTAGGGTGCAGTTGAGCGACATGGTGAAGTCGGCTGCGGCGTCCACGGTGGCGCCGACGGCGGACAGGCTGGTCGGCTGGATGTCCTTGAGCGCCTGGTTGACGTTGGCGAGCGTGCACGTGCTCGGGTTGCCGAACGTCAGTCGCGGGGCGAGCCCGCTGTCGCTCGAGTCGCCACCGCCGCGCAGCCTGAAACCCGGGATGTAGCTCATTCCCGGCGGTAGTGGCGTACCCACGCCGGGCCGGTACCAGATCTCGTACCTAAGCACGACAGATCCCTGGCCCGTGTGTATCAGCTGGAAGGTCCTATCCATCATAGGATAGAGCCTCCCTCCCACTTCGAAGCCCAAGCCGATCTCCAGGCCCGCGTATTGACGATGGACGAAGCGCGAGCCGGATCCGAAGTTCCCGTTGTGCACCCAATCGCCGGTTCCCCCCAAATCGAACCACAAGGATGATGCGGGACCCGCGCAGTAAAATTGGCGGGTGGTCTCCAGCTTCTGGTACTGCGATACGGGATTTGACGGATCGATGTCGAACTGCCCATAGGTCCATTCGTAGGGGTTGGTCGTGCAGTCCGCGTAGGCCGCCTGCGAGCACGCGCCGACCAGGCAGGCCGCGATGGCGCGGAGCATGTGATTCACGAGGATCATGGCAGCGTCGGTTCGGCGGGAAAATTCGGCATCAGTTGGCGGTGGCGGTGGCTTCGACCGCCGCGCCGTAGTCGTCGATCCATTCGAACTTCACCGGACCGGCCTGGCTCGCGCGTGCGCCGAGCTTCAGCTTCAGCTCGTCGCCGGGGGCGACCATGCCGGGCGTTTCGGTCTTAGCGCTGCCGATCTCGGCGCTGCTGATGGACACGTGGTAGCGGGACGGGTTGTGCGCCACCAGATAGCTGGCGTCGCCATCCTGCAGCAGTCGCCAAGTCAGCGCGGCAGCGGCGTCGCGCGGCTTGCCTTCCATCTGGCCCGGGCGGAAGAACAGCTTGATCCGCGTGCGGATCGCCAGCTGCAGGTGGTTGCTGCCGGACGCCTCGTCGGAAACAGGCGGAATCTCCAGCACGTTGAGGTAGAACACGGACTCGCGATCGGCGGGTAACGGGTCGGCGATGCGCGGCGTGTAGACGATCCGCAGGGACTGGCCTTTCTTCGCTTCGATCCGGGTCAGCGGCGGCAGCAGCGCGAAAGGCACCTTCACTTTGCTCGCGTCCACGTCCGGCGCGCCGGCGTCGATCCAGCTCTGGGCCAGCACCGGAGTGCTCCCGGTATTGGTGAGTTGCACGGTCTTTTCCTTTTCGCCCGCGTCATATATGACGCGGGTGCCGAGAATGGTGATGCCGGCCATTGCCGGCGACCCGGCGGTGAAGCCGGCCAGCAGGATGGCCGCGGCCATGGTCTTGTGAAGCGAGCGCATATGAGCCTCCGGTAATCGGTTGCCCGGCCACTCGCCGGGCAACCGAAGCTTAGCGCTGTTTTACTGGTAGACCACGGTGAACACGGCATTGGTGTTGGCCAAGCCGGGGGTCGCCTGCCCGGTGGCGTGGAACGCCGCCAGGTAGTTCAGCGTCAGGGAGCCGTTGACGGTGCTGACGAACGAACCGGCGGTCGGGGCATGGTTGACCCGCTGCTTCTCGCCGGCCTGGTTGTAGATGGCAACCTGCACGTTGGAGGCGGCGTCCACGCCCGGAAGCAGGTTCAGGTGGCCGCTGGTCGCATCGGCGTTGGCCTGGCTGCCGAACATGACCGCGACCTGCTGGTTGTCGGCCACGCAGTCCAAGGTGATGGGCATGGCGGTCAGCGCGGCTTCGTCGCCGGCGGTGGCAAGCTGGCTGGCGTCAACACGGCCCAGGTCGATGTTGAGGTTGGCCGAGGCCGAGCCCACGGTGCAGGTGGACTGCACGATCTCGCCGGTGACGTTGAGCACGCCGGCCTGGGCGGCTAGGGGCGCGGTGGCGAGGCAGAGGGCGAGCAGGAGGGCGGTGTTTTTCTTCATGACGAAGTTTCCTTTGGATTGAGCCTTGCGGCGAGTGATGACCATGAGGTCGGGTTTTCAGATATGCACGATGACGAAGGTGGCGTTCGCGTCCGCGCGTCCCGGCGATACCCGACCAAGGGCGCGATAGACGAGCAGGTACTGCAGCCGGATCGGTCCGGCGATGACCGGGAGGTACTGACCCGGGTGCACCGAGCCGTCGAACCGCTTGCGGTTGCCTGCCGCGTCGTAGAGCGCAAGCCTCAGGTTCGCGGCCGCATTCGGACCCTGCGGGGCCAGATCGCCGGTGGCCGGGTCGTGGTGCGTGGGGCTTTCGAAGCCCAGCGCCACCTGCCCGCCCGCGGCAGCGCATTCCAGATCCACGAACCACGCGGTATGCGCGGCTTCGTCACCGGCCGCACGCAGGCGGTCCGCGTCCACGCGCGGCAGCGAAACCTCGAAGGTGTCCCCGCCCGACTTCACGGCGCAGGTGCCGGGCAGCACGCGTCCGGCCACCGCGACCACGCCGGCGTGCGCCGCATCCAGGTCCGCGCACACACAAGCGGCAAGCAGCGCGCAACTCTGGAGCTTGGGCCAGAAAGTGGTCATTCCATCCTCCGTTGTGGGCCGGGTAAGGCTC includes the following:
- a CDS encoding fimbrial biogenesis chaperone yields the protein MRSLHKTMAAAILLAGFTAGSPAMAGITILGTRVIYDAGEKEKTVQLTNTGSTPVLAQSWIDAGAPDVDASKVKVPFALLPPLTRIEAKKGQSLRIVYTPRIADPLPADRESVFYLNVLEIPPVSDEASGSNHLQLAIRTRIKLFFRPGQMEGKPRDAAAALTWRLLQDGDASYLVAHNPSRYHVSISSAEIGSAKTETPGMVAPGDELKLKLGARASQAGPVKFEWIDDYGAAVEATATAN
- a CDS encoding fimbrial protein, coding for MKKNTALLLALCLATAPLAAQAGVLNVTGEIVQSTCTVGSASANLNIDLGRVDASQLATAGDEAALTAMPITLDCVADNQQVAVMFGSQANADATSGHLNLLPGVDAASNVQVAIYNQAGEKQRVNHAPTAGSFVSTVNGSLTLNYLAAFHATGQATPGLANTNAVFTVVYQ
- a CDS encoding fimbrial protein; this translates as MTTFWPKLQSCALLAACVCADLDAAHAGVVAVAGRVLPGTCAVKSGGDTFEVSLPRVDADRLRAAGDEAAHTAWFVDLECAAAGGQVALGFESPTHHDPATGDLAPQGPNAAANLRLALYDAAGNRKRFDGSVHPGQYLPVIAGPIRLQYLLVYRALGRVSPGRADANATFVIVHI